The following coding sequences are from one Amphiprion ocellaris isolate individual 3 ecotype Okinawa chromosome 19, ASM2253959v1, whole genome shotgun sequence window:
- the LOC111583825 gene encoding C-reactive protein-like, with amino-acid sequence MVPLKPLQLKAFTLCMRLATELKGEREVILFAYRTGDYDELNVWRELDGRLSFYLSGDGVFFQVPELGALKTHLCVTWDSSSGAATVFMDGRKSLTKIYKKGHTIRAGGKVLLGQDPDSYLGDYDAKQSFVGEVCDVNMWDSVLPDRTIKDLVSGKRVQRGNVFDWETIQLKISGTVEVIHREL; translated from the exons ATGGTCCCTCTGAAACCACTGCAGCTGAAGGCTTTCACTCTGTGCATGCGTTTGGCCACAGAGCTCAAAGGCGAGCGAGAGGTCATCCTCTTTGCATACCGAACTGGAGACTATGACGAGCTGAACGTGTGGCGCGAACTGGACGGCAG ACTGTCCTTCTACCTCAGTGGCGATGGTGTTTTCTTCCAAGTCCCTGAGCTCGGTGCCCTAAAGACGCATCTGTGTGTAACATGGGATTCCAGTTCTGGTGCAGCTACCGTCTTcatggatggaaggaaaagcTTGACCAAAATCTACAAGAAGGGTCACACCATCCGCGCAGGAGGAAAAGTTCTCCTTGGACAAGATCCAGATTCTTACTTGGGTGACTATGATGCCAAACAGAGTTTTGTTGGGGAGGTTTGTGACGTAAATATGTGGGACTCTGTTCTGCCAGACAGGACGATCAAAGACCTGGTCTCTGGGAAGAGAGtacaaagaggaaatgtttttgaCTGGGAAACCATACAGCTTAAGATTTCTGGGACAGTAGAGGTCATTCATCGTGAATTGTAG